CCGATCGATCACATCATTCTTTCGACGGACGCGCACGAGGAGGCGTTTCTTACGCGCCTTTCCGTGCCGGCGCGGCGCGGCTTGCTCCGCGACGCCGTCCGGATCGTTCGCCTTCCGATGCCGGCGTTTGAAGAATGGAAGATCGATCATCCTCCGCCGGACGTCGCGGCGATCGCCGCGCCCGCGATCGACTTCTACCGCGCGTTGCCGCCCCATGGCGACCGCGTGCTCGAACTCTTCGGCGGCGCGTTTTCGCCGATCGCGCCGGCGCTCGCGGCGCGAGGCGCGAATGTGGTGGCCGCGGGGTTCGACGTGATCGAAACCGACCCGCGATTTTTTAGCGCGCGTCACGAACATGCGTTTGCGCACGCCGCGGCATTTGAGATCGCGCCGGTCTTCGATCGCGTGCGCGCCGCCCGGACGCCCGGCCGCACGCTGCCGTTTTATGACGCGACGTTCGACGCCGTCCTCGTGTGGCTCGATGCGGCGGCCGCGCGTCGATACGCCCGTGAGTTGGCGCGCGTGGTTCGCCCCGGCGGGCGCGTGCTCGTCATCCATCGCATCTTCGGCGACGAAGCGGCGGAGCCGTTGTTTGGCCCGGATTGGCGCGAGCTTGACGTGCACACCCTGCCCGCGCCGGCTTTCGAGGCTTTGGCACGGCTGGACGCCTTTCGCGCGGTGCATTTCGATCCACCGCCGCCGATATCGCTTGTCACCGCGACGTCTTTTGTTCGAAACGGCGACGCGTCCGCATGAGGGATCCAATCGCCACGGCCGGCGTCCTGTTTGAGAAGGCCGCGTCGCGCGCCGACCCGAACGGCATCGCGCGCGGGCAACGATTTCTGGTCGTACCGATGCGCGGCCAGGTATCGTACGTGAACCTGTTTGAGAGCCTTGTCGCGACGGCCATGCGGCTGCGCGGCGCGGACGTCGCGGCGCTGGTGTGCGATGGATCGCTGCCGGCCTGCGACAACGCCCCGGCGCACGTGGACAAGGCCGCGCTTTGCGTGACATGCGCGGGCGCGGCGAAGGATTGGTGGGCGCACGCGCGCATCGACGCGGTGAATATCGGCGCGCTTGTCGGCGTGAAGGAGCGCGAGGTCATCCGCAGCGCCGCCGAACGCATTCCTGGCCGTGCGCTGTTTTCCGAACGCGAAGCGGGCATTCCCGTCGGCGAACTCGCGCGCATGTCCTCTTGCCGCCATCTGGCGCGAGGTACGATCGACGCGCGCCACGAGGCGACGATGCGCGCGTTTGCCGAGACCGCGCGCGTACAACTTTCGGCGACGCGCGAGATGATCCGACGTTTCGCTCCGACGCGCGCGCTGCTCTCGCACGCGATCTACGCGCTGTGGGGCGCCCCCGCCGCCGCGCTCGCCGAGGCTCGCGTGACCTTCTGGACGTGGGGCCGCGCGTATCTGCGTGACCGCGTCGTGTTGACGCACGACACGAGTCTCCAAGCGGCCCTGGCGCGCGAGCCCGTCTCGCT
The genomic region above belongs to bacterium and contains:
- a CDS encoding methyltransferase domain-containing protein; the protein is MNALARAIASLPAGACYALFGAGRFTRRMLDDLDHGDLFADGRILTAVLDDAPPPSLAGLPCATPERALADRPIDHIILSTDAHEEAFLTRLSVPARRGLLRDAVRIVRLPMPAFEEWKIDHPPPDVAAIAAPAIDFYRALPPHGDRVLELFGGAFSPIAPALAARGANVVAAGFDVIETDPRFFSARHEHAFAHAAAFEIAPVFDRVRAARTPGRTLPFYDATFDAVLVWLDAAAARRYARELARVVRPGGRVLVIHRIFGDEAAEPLFGPDWRELDVHTLPAPAFEALARLDAFRAVHFDPPPPISLVTATSFVRNGDASA